CGCTGGCGGCGTCATAGGCCGCGCCTTCGCCGAGATGGCACCGGGCGGCATCCAGGATTCGCACCGGCACGGTCTCGGCGCTGCGCGTGGTCGGAGCGACGGCTTCAATGGTTGTCACGGGGCAGCCCCATGGTTTGCGCGATGCGCTGATAGCGCACGGCGGGCTCCAGCACCGCGCCGGTCTCCATCTGGCCGACGAAGGTGCGCTGAATCTCCTGCCAGGGCGTCTGGTGCGCGGGATAGGCATAGCCGCCCGCTGCTTCCAGCTCGGCCCGGCGCTTTGCCAATTCCTCATCGGAAACCAGCATGTTGGCGCTGTTGCGCCTGAGGTCGATGCGCACCCGGTCGCCGGTGCGCAGCAGCGCCAGCCCACCGCCCACGGCCGCTTCCGGCGAGGCGTTGAGGATGGAGGGCGAGCCCGACGTGCCGGACTGGCGGCCATCGCCGATGCAGGGCAGCGCATGCACGCCGGCCTTGATGAGGTAATCGGGTGCCCGCATGTTCACCACTTCCGCCGCGCCGGGATAGCCGACCGGGCCGGCGCCGCGCATGAAGAGGATCGAGGTCTCGTCGATGGCGAGCGCGGGATCGTCGATGCGCGCGTGATAGTCCTCCGGCCCGTCAAACACCACGGCGCGGCCCTCGAAGGCCTCGGGGTCGTCGGGATTGGAGAGGTAGCGCACGCGGAACTCGGGCGAGATCACGCTGGTCTTCATGATGGCGGAGGAGAACAGGTTGCCGCGCAGCACGCGGAAGCCGGCCTTTTCCTTCAGCGGCTTGTCATAAGGGCGGATCACCGCCTCGTCCTCGATGGTCTTGCCCTTGCAGTTCTCGCCCAGCGTGCGCCCGTTCACCGTGCGCGCGTCCTCGGCGATAAGTCCTTGTTCCATCAACTGATTGACCACAGCCGGCACGCCGCCGGCATGGTAATAATCCTCGCCGAGATACTCGCCGGCGGGCTGCAGATTGACCAGAAGCGGGATGTCCTCGCCATGGGTCTGCCAGTCGTCGATGGTGAGCTCCACGCCGACATGGCGGGCCAGCGCGTTGAGGTGGATGGGGGCGTTGGTCGAGCCGCCGATTGCCGAATTCACCCGGATGGCGTTGAGGAAGGCGTCGCGGGTCAGGATATCGGAAGGCTTGAGGTCTTCGCGTACCATCTCGACGATGCGCAGCCCGGTCAGATAGGCGATCTCCTGCCGGTCGCGGTAGGGCGCGGGGATGGCGGCGGAGCCGGGAAGCTGCATGCCCAGCGCCTCGGCGAGCGAGTTCATCGTCGTCGCCGTGCCCATGGTGTTGCAGTAACCCGTTGAGGGCGCTGAGGAAGCCACCAGCTTGACGAAGCCGGCATGGTCGATCTCGCCGGCTGCCAGCAGCTCGCGCGCCTTCCACACGATGGTGCCCGAGCCGGTGCGCTGGCCCTTGTACCAACCATTCAGCATCGGCCCGACGGAGAGGGCGATGGCGGGGATGTTGACGGTCGCCGCCGCCATCAGGCAGGCGGGTGTGGTCTTGTCGCAGCCGATGGTGAGCACCACGCCGTCCAGCGGGTAGCCGTATAATACCTCTACCAGCCCGAGATAGGCGAGGTTGCGGTCGAGCCCGGCGGTTGGGCGCTTGCCGGTCTCCTGAATCGGGTGGACGGGGAACTCGATGGCGATGCCACCGGCCTCGCGAATGCCCTCGCGGGT
Above is a window of Ancylobacter sp. WKF20 DNA encoding:
- a CDS encoding dihydroxy-acid dehydratase family protein, with translation MHGNAPKTDRPLRSRAWFDNPDNIDMTALYLERYLNFGLSQEELQSGRPIIGIAQTGSDLSPCNRHHLELAKRTREGIREAGGIAIEFPVHPIQETGKRPTAGLDRNLAYLGLVEVLYGYPLDGVVLTIGCDKTTPACLMAAATVNIPAIALSVGPMLNGWYKGQRTGSGTIVWKARELLAAGEIDHAGFVKLVASSAPSTGYCNTMGTATTMNSLAEALGMQLPGSAAIPAPYRDRQEIAYLTGLRIVEMVREDLKPSDILTRDAFLNAIRVNSAIGGSTNAPIHLNALARHVGVELTIDDWQTHGEDIPLLVNLQPAGEYLGEDYYHAGGVPAVVNQLMEQGLIAEDARTVNGRTLGENCKGKTIEDEAVIRPYDKPLKEKAGFRVLRGNLFSSAIMKTSVISPEFRVRYLSNPDDPEAFEGRAVVFDGPEDYHARIDDPALAIDETSILFMRGAGPVGYPGAAEVVNMRAPDYLIKAGVHALPCIGDGRQSGTSGSPSILNASPEAAVGGGLALLRTGDRVRIDLRRNSANMLVSDEELAKRRAELEAAGGYAYPAHQTPWQEIQRTFVGQMETGAVLEPAVRYQRIAQTMGLPRDNH